A section of the Psychrobacter immobilis genome encodes:
- a CDS encoding copper resistance system multicopper oxidase, translating to MNKKNILNRRRFLTGSSAVLGASLMPTIASSALGQSSRSGSQGATINSDKPDHKVPILTGKEFDLYVSKKPIIVDGKSSTATLINDSLPAPTLKMREGDTVVIRVHNQMNESTSIHWHGLLVPFEMDGVPGISFDGIPANSTFTYKSTLKQSGTYWYHSHTGFQEQTGMRGAIVIEPKGRERHPIDEDHVIVLSDWTSRNPHNLLKLLKQRADFDNYHLPDFKKLLADIAETDMKTAFDKRKMWNQMRMMPTDFTDLSGEKTFTYLMNGKTTAANWTQLVKAGQPVKLRFINGSAQTIFDVRIPGLKMKVVATDGIDVSPVDIDDFRIGVAETYDVIVTPTKDAHTIFAQNIDRSGYVATTLATKKGARPAIPAMDKIEWLTMADMMGAMGSNGYNAKHAKTEYDFKSDMRVDSPRMNLDDPGINLRNIDRKVLNYSQLRSVGDEIMAEQRKPTREIEIHLTGNMERYIWALDGVMFKDAAPVNIKPNERVRITLVNDTMMNHPMHLHGMWSDLRMPSGEFQVRKHTIMVQPAQKISFDVTGEAGRWAWHCHLLYHMEAGMFREVAVV from the coding sequence ATGAATAAAAAGAACATACTGAACCGCCGACGTTTTTTAACCGGATCCTCTGCTGTCCTTGGTGCCTCCTTGATGCCGACTATTGCTAGTAGCGCATTGGGACAATCGAGTCGCTCAGGCAGTCAGGGCGCTACTATTAACAGTGATAAACCCGATCATAAAGTACCCATACTGACAGGCAAAGAGTTTGATCTTTATGTCAGCAAAAAACCCATCATTGTTGATGGCAAGTCAAGCACGGCGACGCTCATTAATGACTCATTACCAGCGCCAACGCTAAAAATGCGCGAGGGCGATACGGTAGTGATACGCGTCCATAACCAAATGAATGAGTCGACCTCTATTCATTGGCATGGCCTACTAGTACCGTTTGAGATGGATGGCGTGCCCGGCATTAGTTTTGATGGTATACCAGCAAATAGCACCTTTACGTATAAATCTACGCTGAAACAATCTGGCACTTATTGGTATCACTCGCACACTGGATTCCAAGAACAAACCGGTATGCGCGGGGCCATCGTCATTGAGCCGAAAGGGCGCGAACGTCATCCTATCGACGAAGACCATGTGATCGTGCTTAGTGATTGGACCAGCCGCAACCCGCATAATCTCTTGAAGCTGCTCAAACAGCGCGCCGACTTTGACAACTACCATCTACCAGACTTCAAAAAACTGCTTGCTGATATTGCCGAAACGGATATGAAAACCGCGTTTGATAAGCGCAAAATGTGGAATCAGATGCGCATGATGCCGACAGACTTTACTGATCTGTCTGGTGAAAAAACCTTTACCTATCTGATGAATGGTAAAACCACAGCGGCTAACTGGACGCAACTTGTCAAGGCTGGACAGCCTGTCAAACTACGTTTTATTAATGGTTCAGCGCAGACGATATTTGATGTACGCATCCCCGGCCTAAAAATGAAAGTCGTCGCGACGGATGGGATTGATGTCAGTCCCGTCGATATCGATGATTTCCGTATTGGGGTGGCCGAGACTTATGATGTCATCGTGACGCCCACTAAAGACGCGCATACCATATTTGCTCAAAACATAGATCGGTCAGGCTATGTTGCGACAACGCTTGCTACCAAAAAAGGTGCTCGTCCTGCGATACCTGCTATGGACAAAATCGAATGGCTGACGATGGCCGACATGATGGGCGCCATGGGATCGAATGGCTATAACGCTAAACATGCCAAAACAGAATATGACTTTAAGTCCGATATGCGCGTTGATAGTCCGCGTATGAACCTTGATGACCCTGGTATTAATCTACGTAACATTGATAGAAAGGTTTTGAATTATAGTCAGTTGCGCTCTGTCGGCGATGAGATAATGGCAGAGCAGCGCAAACCCACCAGAGAGATTGAAATACATCTGACGGGAAACATGGAGCGCTATATTTGGGCTCTAGACGGGGTTATGTTCAAAGATGCCGCACCGGTCAATATTAAGCCCAACGAGCGCGTACGTATTACCTTAGTCAATGACACCATGATGAATCATCCCATGCATTTGCATGGTATGTGGAGCGATCTGCGGATGCCTTCAGGTGAGTTTCAAGTACGTAAGCATACGATAATGGTACAGCCTGCACAAAAGATAAGCTTTGATGTCACCGGAGAAGCTGGCAGATGGGCATGGCATTGCCACTTGCTCTATCACATGGAAGCAGGGATGTTTAGAGAAGTTGCCGTTGTTTAA